A window of the Streptomyces sp. Ag109_O5-10 genome harbors these coding sequences:
- a CDS encoding M20 family metallopeptidase has product MSLETEADLPGAVLPGVLSEELHAELVAFRRDLHMHPELGNQEFRTTAAIKERLEKAGLRPRVLPAGTGLVCDIGTVGDGLPVLALRADIDALPIPDMKTECSYRSTVPDRAHACGHDVHTTVVLGAGLVLAELHAKGQLPRPVRLLFQPAEEVLPGGAADAIEAGVLDGVGRIIAVHCDPRVDVGRIGLRTGAITSACDRVEVALDGPGGHTARPHLTTDLVTAAARVAVDVPALIGRRVDSRSGLAVTWGRIECGHAPNVIPQHAELSGTVRCLDLEAWRTAPDVVHAAIDEVATMHRAKSEINYVRGVPPVVNDPVITELLRDAMTARRGTDSIETTEQSLGGEDFSWYLEHVPGALARLGVRTPGERTVRDLHQGDFDADERAITVGVELFTAAALIDATM; this is encoded by the coding sequence ATGTCCCTAGAGACCGAGGCCGACCTTCCCGGGGCTGTGCTCCCCGGCGTGCTCAGCGAGGAACTGCACGCCGAACTCGTCGCCTTCCGCCGCGACCTGCACATGCACCCGGAGCTAGGCAACCAGGAGTTCCGCACCACGGCCGCCATCAAGGAGCGGCTGGAGAAGGCCGGCCTGCGGCCGCGCGTCCTCCCGGCGGGGACCGGACTCGTCTGTGACATCGGGACGGTCGGGGACGGGCTCCCGGTGCTCGCCCTGCGGGCCGACATCGACGCCCTGCCCATCCCGGACATGAAGACCGAGTGCTCGTACCGGTCCACCGTGCCGGACCGGGCGCACGCCTGCGGACATGACGTGCATACGACAGTGGTGCTGGGCGCCGGACTGGTTCTCGCCGAGCTGCACGCGAAGGGGCAGCTGCCGCGGCCGGTGCGGCTGCTCTTCCAGCCCGCCGAGGAGGTGCTGCCCGGCGGCGCCGCGGACGCCATCGAGGCCGGGGTGCTGGACGGGGTGGGGCGGATCATCGCCGTGCACTGCGACCCCCGCGTGGACGTGGGCCGGATCGGGCTCAGGACCGGCGCCATCACCAGCGCCTGCGACCGGGTCGAGGTCGCGCTGGACGGCCCCGGCGGGCACACCGCGCGGCCGCATCTGACGACCGACCTGGTCACCGCCGCCGCCCGGGTGGCCGTCGACGTGCCGGCGCTCATCGGGCGGCGCGTGGACAGCCGTAGCGGGCTCGCCGTGACCTGGGGCCGGATCGAGTGCGGGCACGCGCCCAACGTGATCCCGCAGCACGCCGAGCTCTCCGGGACCGTGCGCTGCCTGGACCTGGAGGCCTGGCGGACCGCGCCGGACGTCGTGCACGCGGCGATCGACGAGGTCGCCACCATGCACCGCGCCAAGTCCGAGATCAACTACGTGCGCGGGGTGCCGCCGGTCGTCAACGACCCGGTGATCACGGAACTGCTCCGGGACGCGATGACCGCGCGGCGCGGTACCGACTCCATCGAGACCACCGAGCAGAGCCTCGGCGGCGAGGACTTCTCCTGGTACCTGGAGCACGTGCCGGGCGCCCTCGCGCGGCTCGGGGTGCGCACGCCGGGCGAGCGGACCGTGCGCGACCTGCACCAGGGTGACTTCGACGCCGACGAGCGGGCCATCACCGTCGGGGTGGAGCTGTTCACGGCCGCCGCCCTGATCGACGCGACCATGTAG
- a CDS encoding ABC transporter permease: MKKFDKERVLLALAGPVIALVLAIALTSIVLLASNRNPFEPYVLMLQQLPYSDIQVLIINQAAMYYIAAIAVALGFRMNLFNIGVDGQYRLAAVMTAVVGANVGLPAFLQIPMLLLVAMFTGAFWAGIAGVLKVTRGVSEVVATIMLNAIATSVIGYVTLSNVWGVQVGNNMTTGVMKKSGWFPGINLGSDVGEIYGMVFVAIALGIGYWVVLNRTRFGFDLRATGASESAAAASGVDAKRMVLMSMLISGAVSGLAGLPLLLGDSHTYSLDFPAGLGFTAIGIALLGRNNPGGIAFAALLWAFLDKASPALDYATPVAYEKEIATIMQGLIVFSVVISYEAVRQWGLRRQQRQVGAELAAAAAKNTKKEVAA, from the coding sequence ATGAAGAAGTTCGACAAGGAGCGGGTGCTCCTCGCGCTGGCCGGCCCGGTCATCGCGCTCGTCCTCGCGATCGCCCTGACCTCGATCGTCCTGCTGGCCTCGAACCGCAACCCGTTCGAGCCGTACGTGCTGATGCTCCAGCAGCTGCCGTACTCGGACATCCAGGTCCTGATCATCAACCAGGCGGCGATGTACTACATCGCGGCCATCGCGGTCGCCCTCGGCTTCCGGATGAACCTGTTCAACATCGGCGTCGACGGCCAGTACCGCCTCGCCGCCGTGATGACGGCCGTGGTCGGCGCCAACGTCGGCCTGCCCGCCTTCCTGCAGATCCCGATGCTGCTCCTGGTCGCCATGTTCACCGGCGCCTTCTGGGCCGGTATCGCGGGCGTCCTCAAGGTCACCCGCGGAGTCAGCGAGGTCGTCGCCACGATCATGCTGAACGCCATCGCCACCAGCGTCATCGGCTACGTCACCCTCTCCAACGTGTGGGGTGTCCAGGTCGGCAACAACATGACGACCGGCGTGATGAAGAAGTCCGGCTGGTTCCCCGGCATCAACCTGGGCTCCGACGTCGGTGAGATCTACGGCATGGTCTTCGTCGCCATCGCCCTCGGCATCGGCTACTGGGTCGTCCTCAACCGCACCCGCTTCGGCTTCGACCTGCGCGCCACCGGCGCCTCCGAGTCCGCCGCGGCAGCCTCCGGCGTCGACGCCAAGCGCATGGTCCTGATGTCCATGCTCATCTCCGGCGCCGTCTCCGGCCTCGCGGGCCTCCCGCTGCTGCTCGGCGACTCCCACACCTACAGCCTCGACTTCCCGGCCGGCCTCGGCTTCACCGCCATCGGCATCGCCCTGCTCGGCCGCAACAACCCGGGCGGCATCGCCTTCGCCGCCCTGCTGTGGGCCTTCCTCGACAAGGCCTCGCCCGCCCTCGACTACGCGACCCCGGTGGCGTACGAGAAGGAGATCGCCACGATCATGCAGGGCCTGATCGTCTTCTCCGTCGTCATCTCCTACGAAGCCGTACGGCAGTGGGGTCTGCGCCGCCAGCAGCGCCAGGTCGGCGCGGAGCTCGCCGCGGCCGCCGCCAAGAACACCAAGAAGGAGGTGGCGGCCTGA
- a CDS encoding BMP family protein produces the protein MRRVSRIAVAGVATAALAVTVSACGSSSSSSTGKAGASKGVGLAYDVGGKGDQSFNDAAYAGFQKADKEFGVTGRDIEPQDGESDADKVQRLETLAKSGYNPVIGVGFAYAPAVKEAAAKFPKITFGIIDDNQDQSSNVADMVFHEEQSSYLAGVTAALTTKSNTVGFIGGVDVPLIHKFEAGFEQGVKDTKKNVKVKAQYLTQTAQEGGFSSPDKGEAAAEGQIGAGADVVYAAAGLSGQGVIKAAAAHKVWAIGVDSDQYNQAALSKYKNYILTSALKNVEGAVYDLAKSVIKDKKPLSGEIRGSLNNGGVGLADSNPVFKNNAALQAALKKAEAGIKDGSITVKTS, from the coding sequence ATGCGCCGGGTGTCCCGAATCGCCGTTGCGGGCGTTGCAACCGCAGCCCTTGCCGTCACTGTTTCAGCGTGCGGCAGCTCGTCCAGTTCGTCCACCGGCAAGGCCGGCGCGTCCAAGGGCGTCGGTCTCGCGTACGACGTCGGCGGCAAGGGCGACCAGTCCTTCAACGACGCCGCGTACGCCGGCTTCCAGAAGGCCGACAAGGAGTTCGGCGTCACCGGCCGGGACATCGAGCCGCAGGACGGCGAGTCCGACGCGGACAAGGTGCAGCGTCTCGAGACCCTGGCCAAGTCCGGCTACAACCCGGTGATCGGTGTCGGCTTCGCCTACGCGCCCGCCGTCAAGGAGGCCGCCGCGAAGTTCCCGAAGATCACCTTCGGCATCATCGACGACAACCAGGACCAGTCGAGCAACGTCGCGGACATGGTCTTCCACGAGGAGCAGTCCTCGTACCTGGCCGGTGTCACCGCCGCGCTGACCACCAAGTCGAACACCGTCGGCTTCATCGGCGGCGTGGACGTCCCGCTGATCCACAAGTTCGAGGCGGGCTTCGAGCAGGGTGTCAAGGACACCAAGAAGAACGTCAAGGTCAAGGCCCAGTACCTGACCCAGACCGCCCAGGAGGGCGGCTTCTCCAGCCCCGACAAGGGCGAGGCCGCCGCCGAGGGCCAGATCGGCGCGGGCGCCGACGTGGTCTACGCCGCCGCCGGCCTCTCCGGCCAGGGCGTCATCAAGGCCGCCGCCGCGCACAAGGTGTGGGCGATCGGCGTCGACTCCGACCAGTACAACCAGGCCGCGCTGTCGAAGTACAAGAACTACATCCTGACCTCGGCCCTCAAGAACGTCGAGGGCGCGGTGTACGACCTCGCCAAGTCCGTCATCAAGGACAAGAAGCCGCTGTCCGGCGAGATCCGCGGCTCCCTGAACAACGGTGGCGTCGGCCTGGCCGACTCCAACCCGGTCTTCAAGAACAACGCCGCCCTGCAGGCCGCGCTCAAGAAGGCCGAGGCCGGCATCAAGGACGGTTCGATCACGGTCAAGACCTCCTGA
- a CDS encoding BMP family protein codes for MAVAVIALAAAGCGKSSSDSGATSTNSSGKYNGKGIGLAYDIGGKGDQSFNDAAFAGFEKAEKEFGIGGRDIEPQDGESDADKVQRLDTLAKAGYNPIIGVGYSYAPAVKEVAAKYPNITFGMIDDSTIQAKNVVDMVFAAEQSSYLAGVAAASATKKDHIGFIGGVDIPLIHTFEAGFDQGAKSVNPKIKIESQYLTQTAAEGGFSSPDKGKTAAQGQIDAGADVIYHAAGLSGQGVIEAAASDKVWAIGVDSDQYQQSALAKYKDYILGSALKNVGGAVYDLVKSVYEGKPESGTVEGTLKTGGVGFADTNPKYKAMTKVVAAVDKAKQDIIDGKVTVNTK; via the coding sequence GTGGCCGTTGCCGTCATCGCCCTCGCGGCCGCCGGGTGCGGCAAGTCCAGCTCGGACAGCGGTGCGACCAGCACCAACTCGTCCGGCAAGTACAACGGCAAGGGCATAGGCCTCGCCTACGACATCGGCGGCAAGGGTGACCAGTCCTTCAACGACGCCGCCTTCGCCGGCTTCGAGAAGGCCGAGAAGGAGTTCGGCATCGGCGGCCGGGACATCGAGCCGCAGGACGGCGAGTCCGACGCCGACAAGGTGCAGCGTCTCGACACGCTCGCCAAGGCCGGCTACAACCCGATCATCGGGGTCGGCTACTCCTACGCGCCCGCCGTCAAGGAGGTCGCCGCCAAGTACCCGAACATCACCTTCGGCATGATCGACGACTCGACGATCCAGGCGAAGAACGTCGTCGACATGGTGTTCGCCGCCGAGCAGTCCTCCTACCTCGCCGGTGTCGCGGCCGCCTCCGCGACCAAGAAGGACCACATCGGGTTCATCGGCGGCGTGGACATCCCGCTGATCCACACCTTCGAGGCCGGGTTCGACCAGGGCGCCAAGTCCGTCAACCCGAAGATCAAGATCGAGTCGCAGTACCTGACGCAGACCGCGGCCGAGGGCGGCTTCTCCAGCCCGGACAAGGGCAAGACCGCCGCCCAGGGCCAGATCGACGCCGGCGCCGACGTCATCTACCACGCGGCCGGCCTGTCCGGTCAGGGCGTGATCGAGGCCGCCGCCTCCGACAAGGTCTGGGCGATCGGCGTCGACTCCGACCAGTACCAGCAGTCCGCGCTCGCCAAGTACAAGGACTACATCCTCGGCTCGGCGCTGAAGAACGTCGGCGGCGCCGTGTACGACCTGGTGAAGTCAGTCTACGAGGGCAAGCCGGAGAGCGGCACCGTCGAGGGCACCCTGAAGACCGGCGGCGTCGGCTTCGCGGACACCAACCCGAAGTACAAGGCCATGACCAAGGTCGTCGCCGCCGTCGACAAGGCCAAGCAGGACATCATCGACGGCAAGGTCACCGTCAACACGAAGTAA
- a CDS encoding ABC transporter permease, whose translation MSTATIAKPQAKQPGKGGRRMSLPVLLLVIAGVLILTSAVRLITGADGITSTGQMSTALRLAVPIGLAGLGGLWAERAGVVNIGLEGMMILGTWFGAWAGYQWGPWTGVVFGILGGALGALLHAVATVTFNVNHIVSGVALNILALGATRYLSKFTFENAEGGSSKQSPPIDSLGTFSVPGLSDWLDTLNQKHWFFISDIAGLVGGLLTDLSPLTVIAVALVPITWWVLWRTAFGLRLRSCGENPVAAESLGVNVYKYKYIAVIISGGFAGLGGAFLSIVASNVYLDGQTAGRGYIGLAAMIFGNWMPGGLALGAGLFGYTDSLNLRGGTVNVHALILLLAILLVFGAAYLAWKKKYVPAAITIVISVLMFVWYATTNDVPRQLVTATPYIVTLLVLSLSAQSLRMPKADGLPYRKGQGK comes from the coding sequence ATGTCCACCGCGACCATCGCCAAGCCGCAGGCGAAGCAGCCCGGCAAGGGCGGCCGCCGAATGTCACTCCCGGTACTCCTGCTGGTCATCGCGGGCGTCCTGATCCTGACCTCCGCCGTGCGCCTGATCACCGGCGCCGACGGCATCACCTCGACCGGCCAGATGTCCACCGCGCTGCGCCTCGCCGTGCCGATCGGCCTCGCCGGTCTCGGCGGTCTGTGGGCCGAGCGCGCGGGCGTCGTCAACATCGGCCTCGAAGGCATGATGATCCTCGGCACCTGGTTCGGCGCCTGGGCCGGCTACCAGTGGGGCCCCTGGACCGGCGTCGTCTTCGGCATCCTCGGCGGCGCCCTCGGCGCCCTGCTGCACGCCGTCGCCACCGTCACCTTCAACGTGAACCACATCGTCTCCGGTGTGGCGCTGAACATCCTCGCCCTCGGCGCCACCCGCTACCTCTCGAAGTTCACCTTCGAGAACGCCGAGGGCGGCTCCTCCAAGCAGTCCCCGCCGATCGACTCGCTCGGCACGTTCAGCGTCCCGGGCCTGTCCGACTGGCTGGACACGCTCAACCAGAAGCACTGGTTCTTCATCTCCGACATCGCGGGCCTGGTCGGCGGTCTGCTCACCGACCTCTCGCCGCTGACGGTGATCGCGGTGGCCCTCGTGCCGATCACGTGGTGGGTCCTGTGGCGCACCGCCTTCGGCCTGCGCCTGCGCTCCTGCGGCGAGAACCCGGTCGCGGCCGAGTCCCTCGGCGTCAACGTCTACAAGTACAAGTACATCGCGGTGATCATCAGCGGCGGCTTCGCCGGCCTCGGCGGCGCGTTCCTCTCGATCGTCGCCTCGAACGTGTACCTCGACGGCCAGACCGCCGGCCGCGGTTACATCGGTCTCGCCGCGATGATCTTCGGCAACTGGATGCCGGGCGGCCTCGCCCTCGGCGCGGGCCTGTTCGGCTACACCGACAGCCTCAACCTGCGCGGCGGCACGGTGAACGTCCACGCGCTGATCCTGCTGCTCGCGATCCTGCTGGTGTTCGGCGCCGCGTACCTCGCCTGGAAGAAGAAGTACGTCCCGGCGGCGATCACCATCGTGATCTCGGTCCTGATGTTCGTCTGGTACGCCACCACCAACGACGTCCCGCGTCAGCTCGTGACCGCGACCCCGTACATCGTCACCCTCCTCGTCCTCTCGCTGTCCGCGCAGTCCCTGCGGATGCCGAAGGCGGACGGCCTGCCGTACCGGAAGGGGCAGGGCAAGTGA
- a CDS encoding ABC transporter ATP-binding protein, protein MDASSSPPLTAETTAAVELAGITKRFPGVVANHDIHLSVRKGTVHALVGENGAGKSTLMKILYGMQKPDEGTIAIDGEQVSFSSPADAIARGIGMVHQHFMLADNLTVLENVVLGSEKLYGIGGNARKKIKEISDRYGLGIRPDALVEDLGVADRQRVEILKVLFRGAKTLILDEPTAVLVPQEVDALFDNLRELKSEGLSVIFISHKLGEVLSVADEITVIRRGTTVGTAIPSETTPRQLAELMVGSELPTPETAESTVTDKAVVTVKNLTVYASGPSLGEVGAQPETATVGSSGATARGDVLDEATAPGAAKRVLDDVTFTIHAGEVMGIAGVEGNGQTELIDALIGTRNADSGTVEFLGEDVTGWGTRKRRESGVGYIPEDRHRQGLLLESPLWENRILGHVTEKPNAKGFWLDIKGAQADTRRIVEEYDVRTPGIDVTAASLSGGNQQKLIVGREMSHHPKFLIAAHPTRGVDVGAQAQIWDRIREARREGLAVLLISADLDELIGLSDTLRVIFDGRLVADADPATITPEELGSAMTGAASGHLEHVDTAPGHEGADGPEDEAR, encoded by the coding sequence ATCGACGCGTCCAGCAGCCCTCCGCTCACCGCAGAGACGACAGCCGCGGTCGAGCTGGCGGGGATCACCAAGCGATTCCCGGGTGTCGTAGCCAACCACGACATCCACCTGTCCGTCCGCAAGGGCACCGTGCATGCCCTGGTGGGCGAGAACGGGGCCGGCAAGTCGACCCTGATGAAGATCCTCTACGGCATGCAGAAGCCGGACGAGGGCACCATCGCGATCGACGGCGAACAGGTCTCCTTCTCGTCCCCGGCCGACGCCATCGCACGCGGCATCGGCATGGTCCACCAGCACTTCATGCTGGCGGACAACCTGACGGTCCTCGAGAACGTCGTGCTCGGCAGCGAGAAGCTGTACGGCATCGGCGGCAACGCCCGGAAGAAGATCAAGGAGATCTCCGACCGGTACGGCCTCGGCATCCGCCCGGACGCCCTGGTCGAGGACCTCGGCGTCGCCGACCGGCAGCGCGTGGAGATCCTCAAGGTCCTCTTCCGCGGTGCCAAGACCCTGATCCTCGACGAGCCCACCGCGGTCCTCGTCCCGCAGGAGGTCGACGCGCTCTTCGACAACCTGCGCGAGCTGAAGTCCGAGGGCCTCTCGGTCATCTTCATCTCCCACAAGCTCGGCGAGGTGCTGTCCGTCGCCGACGAAATCACCGTCATCCGGCGCGGCACCACGGTCGGCACGGCGATCCCGTCGGAGACCACCCCGCGCCAGCTCGCCGAGCTGATGGTCGGCAGCGAGCTGCCGACCCCGGAGACCGCCGAGTCCACGGTCACCGACAAGGCCGTCGTCACGGTGAAGAACCTCACCGTCTACGCCAGCGGCCCCTCCCTCGGCGAGGTCGGCGCGCAGCCCGAGACCGCGACGGTCGGCTCCTCCGGCGCCACCGCCCGCGGCGACGTCCTCGACGAGGCCACCGCCCCCGGCGCCGCCAAGCGCGTCCTCGACGACGTCACCTTCACCATCCACGCCGGCGAGGTCATGGGCATCGCCGGCGTCGAGGGCAACGGCCAGACCGAGCTGATCGACGCGCTCATCGGCACCCGCAACGCCGACTCCGGCACGGTCGAGTTCCTCGGCGAGGACGTCACCGGCTGGGGCACCCGCAAGCGCCGCGAGTCCGGCGTCGGCTACATCCCCGAGGACCGGCACCGCCAGGGCCTGCTCCTGGAGTCCCCGCTCTGGGAGAACCGCATCCTCGGCCACGTCACCGAGAAGCCCAACGCCAAGGGCTTCTGGCTGGACATCAAGGGCGCCCAGGCCGACACCCGCCGGATCGTCGAGGAGTACGACGTCCGCACCCCCGGCATCGACGTCACCGCCGCCTCCCTCTCCGGCGGCAACCAGCAGAAGCTGATCGTCGGCCGCGAGATGAGCCACCACCCGAAGTTCCTGATCGCGGCCCACCCCACCCGCGGCGTCGACGTCGGCGCCCAGGCGCAGATCTGGGACCGCATCCGGGAGGCCCGCCGCGAGGGCCTGGCCGTGCTGCTGATCTCCGCCGACCTCGACGAGCTGATCGGCCTGTCGGACACCCTGCGGGTGATCTTCGACGGAAGGCTGGTCGCGGACGCCGACCCGGCCACCATCACCCCGGAGGAGCTGGGCTCCGCCATGACGGGTGCCGCGTCCGGCCACCTGGAACACGTAGACACCGCCCCAGGACACGAAGGCGCCGACGGCCCGGAGGACGAGGCCCGATGA
- a CDS encoding class I SAM-dependent methyltransferase, with product MTDPETTDFIETTRTSYDTIARDYAAAFPGIPDLPVDMSMIAAFAALVKANGTAPVADLGSGPGHITAHLNDLGVQAFGIDLSPAMVTLARETHPAVRFHRGSMTSLDLPDETLGGIVALYSIIHVPDDHLPATFAGFHRVLVPGGHVLLSFQKGETPGLHLTERFGREIDLRYHWRPAYVVSDMLAKAGLDVAATLIREPVGSETRPRAFVLARKPG from the coding sequence GTGACGGACCCGGAGACGACCGACTTCATAGAGACCACCCGTACGTCCTACGACACGATCGCCAGGGACTACGCCGCCGCCTTTCCCGGCATCCCAGACCTGCCTGTAGACATGTCCATGATCGCCGCCTTCGCCGCGCTGGTGAAGGCGAACGGCACCGCCCCCGTGGCCGACCTGGGCAGCGGCCCCGGCCACATCACGGCCCACCTGAACGACCTGGGTGTCCAGGCCTTCGGCATCGACCTCTCGCCCGCCATGGTCACCCTGGCCCGCGAGACCCACCCGGCCGTGCGCTTCCATCGGGGTTCCATGACCTCCCTGGACCTGCCCGACGAGACGCTCGGTGGCATCGTCGCCCTCTACTCGATCATCCACGTCCCCGACGACCACCTCCCGGCGACCTTCGCCGGCTTCCACCGCGTCCTGGTCCCCGGCGGCCACGTCCTGCTGTCGTTCCAGAAGGGCGAGACACCCGGCCTCCACCTCACCGAACGCTTCGGCCGCGAGATCGACCTGCGCTACCACTGGCGCCCCGCGTACGTGGTGAGCGACATGCTCGCCAAGGCGGGGCTGGACGTGGCGGCGACGCTGATCCGGGAACCGGTGGGGTCGGAGACGCGGCCGCGGGCCTTTGTCCTGGCCCGCAAGCCGGGCTGA